CGAATGTGATTACGTATACGGCAATCATGTTAGGTTTCTGTAAGGAAGGGAAATTCGAGAAGGCATTTAGGTTGTTCAAGGAAGTTCAAGATATGGGGATTGAAGTGGATGAGTTTATGTATGCAACGTTGATTGATGGAGCTTGTCGGAAAGGAGATTTTGATTGCGTCTTCCATTTGTTAGATGGAATGGAGAAGAAAGGGATTAAGCCAAGTGTTGTTACTTATAACATAGTCATCAATGGTTTGTGTAAGGTTGGGAGGACATCTGAAGCAGATAATGTATTCAAAGAAGTAGCCGGTGATATTATAACATACAGTACTCTGTTGTATGGTTATACCGAAGAAGGGAATATAAAAGGAATTATTAAGACGAAAGAAAAATTGGAAAAATCTGGTCTTTGTATGGATGTTGTTGCATGTAACATACTTATCAAAGCATTCTTTATGGTTGGTGCATTTGAAGATGCTCGTGCACTCTACCAAGCAATGCCGGAAATGGATTTAAATGCAGATTCGATTACTTATTGCACAATGATTGATGGCTACTGTAAAGTGGGCAGAATAGAGGAGGcacttgaagtatttgatgagtaTAGGGTGTCATTAGTTTCTTCTGTTGCATGCTATAATTGTATAATAAGTGGGCTATGCAAACAGGGAATGGTCGATATGGCCATTCAAGTGATTATTGAACTTGGTGAGAAAGGTTTCATTTTGGACATGGGTATCTCTATGATGTTGATCCGGGCAGCTTTTTCTCAAATGGGTGCAGTGGGTATAGATATATTACACAAGGATTGCAACTCAATCTCACATACTTATTAACTGCTATAACCATTACGAAATACACAAGTTGTTCAGGAAAAACAAGACAGCACACCATTGTAAGACTTGTGAAAACAATTGCAGAATATAAtagcagaaaaagaaaaatgaaagttgctcacagtttttcttttccttgtgcTGATTCAAAATGAAATGTTCAACATTTCCATGCTTAAGCTCTCCATCATGGCGTTTTCCATGAATCCGCATTTAGCCGGTGCAGACTTGTAGAAACTGCTTAGCCTTTGCTTGAATGAGCATGAAGAAAGAGGAATGATAGGAATGTTCTCACAGTTGCAGAGCTCAACCATGTAACCATCTGGATCATGAAAGAATACCTGATCAACCCTGTTCCCTTGGTCTTCGACCACCGCCGTAACATACTTCATTCCCATGTCTTGCAGCCTCCTCATGACAAGGCCAACATCAGTACACTGCTATTTCAAACAGAAACTTGTTAGTGCTGCTTGGTTTCTGAAAGATTCAACTTGGTTTCATTTTGCTATACCTGGAAGGATATGTGATTATCCTTTGGATTAATCGGTCGAGGTTCAACGATAGTGTCGAAATCATCGATTGATGGATTCTCAATTAAGTGTATCCCAATGCCATAATTATACAACCTGCATCAGTTGTTCAGTTAGTATCCTGTTTCATTCAACACTGGATTTTACTAAACAAGGGTAGAGCAGTAAGGTTACCAAGCTCCATTGAACTTGAAAGAAGAAGGGCGTTTGATGGAAACAAAGCCCAAAACATCTTCATAGAACCGCACTGAATCCCAGACTGATCTACACAACAATGAGACATGATTCAATGACAGAAGTGGCAATGCCTCAAAGTTGTTTGCTTCCACAGAGTCCAACATGGTTTCACTCTTATTTGGGTTTCAAAGGAGATCTGCTCTTCCTTATTTGAAGGACTATTTAAGGAGATGAATTGagaagaaatatatatttatattttcttttcggTGTAGATTGAGAGACATGGGTCTTTAGGTAGACAACAGGATAGTATACTTTATGCTTGGCAATCTGCATATTCGTATTGATTTCGTGTCATATTCGTGTTTTAAGGTATTATAGGTATACAAATTTGAACATTTAAATAATTTCTGTTATATGGATTGTGGTACATTTGtgtattcatgttttttttaataccatattatatacatatatacattgaaattttgCCTTGCGGACTTCATTTAAATTAAGAAAGCTTACAAAAGACACTCCCTTTccattttttgttattctttGCTATGAGTTGGAGAAAGAATAAACAGGAAACTGTTTGCagattttgctttgttttttctgTACAGTAGTGGATTGTTCTGTTTTGCTGCTGCATTGTTTGGTTGGTTTGTGCACTGATTCTTTGTTTTGGTTGGCTTTTTCGATTTAGATTTTGTTATTGTCCCCTAAAAGTTGGGTTAAGTTGTTTAaggtgttctttttttttttgctggttTATGGCATTTTGATGCCTtttcttataaattaaatattcaaaCTATTGCCGAGGAAAAAAAACGTAATGGTTAAGGTGTTTATAAAGTTGACACTAGGCAGAAGAAAGAAATTCATCTGCTACCTTTTATACAATAAACTATCGCTTTTTGTTACCTTTTCATttgttattttcttaatttttctttttttattgttgattttgcatattttcatcgatattatattttaacttaaaaggTGATTGTTGCATAATTGTAAGTATTGATGATTGGTAGGCAAGGGGATTTAATAAACTATCTAGATACTGTTTTGATcgatatcatatttaaaatatggcTCATGGATGATGATTGGTGTATGGTTGTTCTGTGCTTTGATATACTATATTTAGCTATAGCATAAATATTTtccccaaaaaaaaaaggttgatccGAGCACTTTTCTCATTACAGGTAACATTTTTCCAACACTTCCACATCGCAGTCGTCCCAGATTTGAGCATTACAGGTTAGTATTGATGTAGTAGGTTCTGTTGTTtcccaaatgaatatggttttgtttgtatgtttgtaatgctcATTAAAGCTTTTGTTTGTATGGTTATGGTTATTGCTGCATGACCATTGTTCTTTTTGAATTTATcagccaagttatatgtttttacTATTAGGTAACATTTTGTTTAAAGAGCATTATGCCTACACATCTTTTATGAGATAAATTTGTACATgtaaatgagataaaagttatatattttttatgaaattatattaccatttaaaatgttattatctagttttaaaacttcaatttcattattaaacaaaattaattttacctcaattatacataatatattaaaatttaatataagtttttgaagaaattaaatgCTCATGGATTataattaaccttttatgcacgcaatacatgttatttaaaacaaatgttaattgattcaaacattatttttcccctataatggaaataatgttatcttaattataaaaatggataaatggaCTGAAATTTATTATTGTCTAATTCTATCTTAGATTTTAAGTCAATTacattatacataaaatattcctcattcataatatgatttccctataatacataaattataattgtGAAAGTGTaaggaagtttttaaaattaacgtatatataatatgataaataaaattatacaaattttacttaaaaagtcaaatttggctgttaaattaataaattctatagaattctgaaattttaataataataattttttgatgaaaaaatgcTAAACATGTATTTTAAACTTGATACTAGACAGCTAAGTAACaattcttgtaaaaaataagTCCTCTTCaaagttaattatatttttacaaaatgaaattaccatttaaaatgttataaaagttataaaaccttaattaaactaatcatcaGTAATTAAATATactctttcattattatttgggtgattgataaagaaatgaaattaaagttgcaacgatatcatttagtCGTCTAAttttttgcttcgtgtgttctaaatttgtgctgtttatttttattcgataatgtgtaattgcaacttcaattctttgatagtgtgttctaattttaaaatgttgcagtaatggctcgtctgcctttaattgcacaaagtgtgaggcgtaaaagaattagtattgctgtgacaatatggttggaaatctgtagaatcgcggtttggttcttatttagaatgggtgccagccttagcctacatagaccaaggattaggtcctataccgtagatttttatgcaaaacaggATTATGTGAataggcttgtatatgctagtgacgagacctgtattgaacaagttaggatgaatagagctgccttttttaaattatgtgagatgttagaatcgatagggggattgaagtcgacaaggttcatgcttgttgacgagcaagtagcaatgtttttacatatcatctcccatcacctgaaaaatcgagttatcaagcatcactttagaaggtccggggaaactgttagcagagcatttcatagtgttttaaatgctgtcatacgcttgcaagatgtgttatttaaaaacccggagccaattacagccgattcttctgacacaaggtggaaatggtttaaggtataggactaagttttatatatagcttcaacaacatttacttgatttagatttaaattagtattctaactcaaggttttatatcatgtgatatagaattgcttaggtgctcttgatggaacccacatcaagattagggttccaacagttgataaacctagatatcggacgcgaaaaggtgacatagcaacaaatatgctaggtgtttgtacacctgagatgcaatttgtttatgttcttcctggttgggaaggttcagttgctgatggacgggttcttcgagatgccattagtagaagacatggattaaaagttcctcatggtaaagtgtatagttagaggactttgatttattcattaagatcacactttgtgtgctgaattaatcattttttaatatgaaacttatcctataggttgttattatctagttgatgctggatacacaaattgtgagggatttcttgcaccatttagaggacaacgatatcatttgaacgagtggcgtcagggttatcagccaagttctccgcaagagttttttaatatgaaacatgcctcagcacgtaatgtcattgaaagatgctttggcttattaaaacttagatggggaatacttaggagtccatcgttctatcctgtaagggtgcacaatagaattattattgcatgttgtttgctccataattttattcgaacccatatgagtagtgatcccattgaagcggaggtgggagaaggattacctacaattaatgtggtggatgacgatgaaccgaatatcacaaatattcatccatcggatgcttgggctacttggaggatggaactagccaaccaaatgttcgatgaatggcaagcatctagaaattagtttgtgaaacttttgtgaaacttttgtatttatttttgtattgtactaaactacagaaattataatataatttcttctaattcagcttgtgttataattttaaattttttgtgctatggaacttttgattcatgatattcaacttaattactagattttataaagtgttgaccttttgaatcatgatattaaaatagtaattaatataatttattttttttttgttcttaagatcattatgtcaggtgttccagaatcaaatgctcaagcttctcgaggaagcaaaagaaaatgggttcccgaggaagatgcagcattagtt
The Gossypium hirsutum isolate 1008001.06 chromosome A07, Gossypium_hirsutum_v2.1, whole genome shotgun sequence genome window above contains:
- the LOC121232251 gene encoding metallothiol transferase FosB — protein: MLDSVEANNFEALPLLSLNHVSLLCRSVWDSVRFYEDVLGFVSIKRPSSFKFNGAWLYNYGIGIHLIENPSIDDFDTIVEPRPINPKDNHISFQCTDVGLVMRRLQDMGMKYVTAVVEDQGNRVDQVFFHDPDGYMVELCNCENIPIIPLSSCSFKQRLSSFYKSAPAKCGFMENAMMESLSMEMLNISF
- the LOC121203694 gene encoding pentatricopeptide repeat-containing protein At5g57250, mitochondrial-like, producing FLFAVIRNNPEKGLLLLKDCLSDSGTLPSSFTFCSLIHGFVSQGNMDRAIEVLELMTGDNVRYPFDNFVCSSVIVGFCKIGKPEVAVRFFENCMNSGALKPNVVTYTALLSSFNLLGKFDEGCELVYSMKKEGLALDAILYSCWILGYFRNGCLMEALRKYREMVERGINPDTVSYTVLIDGFSKEGSVGKVVEFLKKMLKDGVMPNVITYTAIMLGFCKEGKFEKAFRLFKEVQDMGIEVDEFMYATLIDGACRKGDFDCVFHLLDGMEKKGIKPSVVTYNIVINGLCKVGRTSEADNVFKEVAGDIITYSTLLYGYTEEGNIKGIIKTKEKLEKSGLCMDVVACNILIKAFFMVGAFEDARALYQAMPEMDLNADSITYCTMIDGYCKVGRIEEALEVFDEYRVSLVSSVACYNCIISGLCKQGMVDMAIQVIIELGEKGFILDMGISMMLIRAAFSQMGAVGIDILHKDCNSISHTY